The Acidimicrobiales bacterium sequence GCGCCCTGCCACCGACGAGGAACGACTGGTTGTCGTTGGCCCCCATCATCGCCACCACGACGTCGGGTTGGAACCGGGAGATATCGGTGCGGAGCTCACCGGGCCAGTCGAAGTAGTCGGGCCGGGCCAGGCCGGTGTCGATCTTGCCGTCCAAGGTGGCCTGCACCACGCCGGTGGCCCCGAGCTTGGCCACCAGGCTCTGTCCGAAGTCCTCGCCGATCGAGTCACCGATGGCGAGGACCCGGAGTGGGCTGGCGGCCGTCGGTCGGGGAAGGGGTGGCAGCGCCGGCGGGGCGGGGCCCGGGGTGCCGGGCGGCTGTGGTGCCGCGGACGGCGGCCCGCTGGTGTGCCGCGCTCGGGGCGACGCCACCGGAACGGGCGGGGTCGACTTGACCACCGGACCCCCGGTGGGCCGACCGAGGGCGTCCTTGACGAGATCACCCAGGTAGGCGAGACCAGTCCCGTTGCCGACCCAGACGATGGGACGCAGCACCGTGAGCGCCGCCGTTCGTCGGGCGCCGAGTGGAGACGACGCGGCCGAGCGTTGGAGCGAGTGAGCGTCCAGCAGCAGCCACAGCCCGAGACAGATGAAGCCGATCACCAGGACCCGACCCGCGGGCTGGAGCCGACGCCCCGCGGGGCTCGGCCGCGTGATGCGAGCCGGTCCGGCCAGCGCGGTGCCCCCCGTGGCGTCGTCGGGCGCGGCGTCGTCGGGCGCGGTGGTGTCGGGCGCGGCGGTGTCGGGCGCGGCGGTGTCGGGTCCGGCGGTGCGCACCCGTGGGTCGGCGCGCGTGGCGATGCCGACGGCAGCGGCGCCGGCCGTGTCGCTGTCGCCGTTGCCGGTGTGGCCGCCGCCGTTGCCCGGGATCGCGTGACCTGCGGCGCCCTCGGCGCGCTCACCATCGCGCGGCCGGCGGACCGACGCGCTGTGGGCGCCGCGGCCACGGGGCGCTGGGAGCTGGGGGCGGATCTTGGGCATCAGAACCGGAAGTAGATGAACGGGGCGACACCCTGGGGCCCGAGGGTGGTGATGCCGAACAACGTTATGGCGAGGATGACCCCCTGCCCCGCCGGGCGGAGCCTGGAGAAGGCGACGCGGGCTCGGTCCACGACGTCATGGGGCACGTACTGCGCCCCGATGCCGACGGCAATGGCCAGCACGACCAGGGGCGTGACCTCGGGCGCCGGTCCCCAGGCCGTGAAGAGTCGCCGCAATAGGGTGAGCGCCGTCGAGAACGAGTCCGAACGAAAGAACACCCAAGCCAGACACACCACGTTGAACGTGATCACCCTCTGGGCGATGCGGTCCCATCGTGTGTCAGGGAGGGGGTCGAGGCCCCGAGCCTCACGGCGGGAGCGACGCCAGTGGCCCGTCACCTGTCCGACGCCGTGGATCGTCCCCCACATGACGAACGTCCACGCCGCGCCGTGCCACAGGCCGCCGAGCACCATGGTGATCATGACGTTGCGATAGGTCGCCAGCCGGGACCCGCGGTTGCCCCCCAGGGGGATGTAGAGGTAGTCGCGCAGCCAGCGGGACAGCGTCATGTGCCACCGTCGCCAGAAGTCCTGGAGCGTGCGGGCGCTGTACGGGCTGTCGAAGTTGTCGGGGAACTTGAACCCGAGCAGCAGGGCCACACCGATGGCGATGTCGGTATAGCCGCTGAAGTCGGCGTAGATCTGCACTGCGTAGCCGTAGATGGCGACGATGATCTCGAGCGAGCTGTGCTGGCCCGGGCTGTTGAACACGGGGTCGACGATGGCCGTGGCCAGGAAGCTGGAGAGCACCACCTTCTTGAACAGGCCGCCGAAGATGAGATAGGCCGCCCTCGAGAAGTCGACCTTGCGCGGGTCCCGCCGGGTGCGGATCTGGGGCAGCAGCTCGGAGCCACGCACGATGGGCCCGGCTACGAGGTGGGGGAAGAAGGAGAGATAGGTGGCGAAGTCGAGCCAGTTCGCCGGCTCCAGGGAACGGCGGTAGACGTCGATCACGTAGCTGAGGGCCATGAAGGTGAAGAACGAGATGCCTACCGGCAGGGTGACCTGGAGCAGCGGCAGCGACGCCCCGAGGCCCATGCCGTGCAGGACGTTCGCCACGTTGACGGCAAAGAAGCCGTAGTACTTGAACCAGCCCAGCAGACCGAGCTCGGCGGCCACCGTGGCCCACAGGGCCGCCTTGCGCCGCATCGGCGAACCGGTGCGGTGGATCGTCAGCGCCCCCAGTTGGGCGAAGGCGGTCGACGCCGCCAGCAGGAAGACGAAGTGCCAGTCCCACCAGCCGTAGAAGACGTAGCTGGCGAGGATCATGAACGGCTTCCACCGTCGGGGAAAGGGCGTGAGCAGCCAGCCCACCAGGAAGACGATGGCGAAGAAGACGGCGAAGTCGATCGTGGGAAAGAGCATCAGACGCGGTGCAGCTCCCCGCCTGTGCTCGCGCGTCGCCGCGACGAAGACACTCCCCCGCCCGCCACGGTCGAGATTGTAGGCGACGCGCCAGGAGAAGTCTGAGTCTGGCCCTACCCTCGGGCCTTGAGCGCCTCGATCAGCTTGGGGAGGACCTTGTGGACGTCCCCCACGACGCCCAGGTCGGCGATGGAGAAGATGGGGGCCTCCTGGTCCTTGTTGATGGCGATGATGTTCTTGGCCCCCTTCATGCCGACCATGTGCTGGGTGGCGCCCGAGATCCCGGCAGCGAGATAGACGGTCGGCTTCACCGTCTTGCCCGTCTGGCCCACCTGGTAGGCGTAGGGCACCCAGCCGGCGTCGACGATGGCTCGGGAGGCGCCGGGCGCCGCCTTCAGGAGCTTGGCCAGCTCCTCGATCATCTCGTAGTTGTCGGCCTGGCCCAGGCCGCGGCCACCGGATACAACGATCTCGGCCTCGTCCAGCTGCGGCCCGGTGCGCTCCTCGACGTGCCGCTCGAGTACCCGGGCGGCGTCGGCCGGGCCGGTGTCGGGCACCTCGACGGGCACCACCTCGGCCGCCGATCCACCGGCGGGCTCGGCGGCGAAGGACTTGGCCCGCACCACGAAGATGCCGGGGCCGTCGCCCGTGAAGCGGCTCTTGGCCATCTGCACGCCGCCGAAGATGGCGTGGTGGGCCACCGGGACCCCGTCCTCGACCGTGAGGTCCACCAGGTTGGTGAGCACCGGGCGGTCGATCTTGGCCGAGAGCCGCCCGGCGATGTCCCGGCCGTCGTAGGTGGTCCCGATCAGGATCACGTCGGGCGTGTTGCCCGCCTCGATCTGGGCGGCGATGGCTGCCGCGACCCGGCCACCGGGAAGGGCGTCGCCCAAGTCGCCCAGGTCGTACACCTTGGTGGCGCCGTGGTTGCCGAGCTCTCCGGCCGTCGAGGCCACGTCGCCACCCCACGCCACCGCCTCGACGACCGACCCCATCGAGCGGGCCTTGCTCAGCAGCTCCTGGGTGAGGCTGGACGGGGCGCCGCCCGACGACTCAGCCACGACCCACACCTTGTCGGTTGCCATGTGTTTCAGGATCCTTCCGATTGCCGTGGGCTACAGAACCTTGAGCTGTTCGAGGAAGGCGATGATGCGCTCGTAGGCGTCACCCTCGTCGACCACGATCTCGCCCGCCTTTCGTTCCTCAGCGGCGGCCACGTCGGTGACCTCCTCGCGGGCTCCGGCCGCGCCCACCTGATCGGGCGTCAGGCCGAGGTCGGCAACCTTCAGCTGCTCGACCGGCTTGCCTTTCGCCGCCATGATCCCCTTGAACGACGGGTACCGGGGCTCGACGACACCGGCGGTCACGGTGACCACCGCCGGCAGCGGACACTCCACCTCGTCGAAGCCCGCCTCGGTCTGCCGCTCCACCCGGACCTTGCCCTCGCTGACGTCGATCTTCTTGGCGAAGGTCACCGACGGCAGGCCGAGGAGCTCGGCCAGCTGGGCCGGCGTGGTGCCCGTGTACCCGTCTGTCGATTCCGTCGCCGCCACGACCAGGTCGGGCTCGGCCCGCTTGATGGCGGCGGCCAGGACCTTGGCGGTGCCCAGGGCGTCGCTGCCTGCCAGGGCGTCGTCGCTGACGAGGATGGCCTTGGCCGCCCCCATGGCGAGCGCCGTGCGCAGGCCGCTCGTCTCCTCATGGGGGGCCATGGAGACGAGCGTCACCTCGCCACCGCCGGCGGTGTCCGCCAGCTGGAGGGCCATCTCGACCCCATAGGCGTCCGAGTCGTCGAGGATGAGCTTGCCCTCGCGGACGAGGTTCTTGGTGTCGGGGTGCAACGACCCCGGGGCGGCGGGGTCGGGGATCTGCTTGACACAGACGGCGACGTTCATGCCTGTCATTGTTCCCGACAGCCCCGCCGCTCGACCAACCGGGTCCCCACGGGCCCCAGCCCACGCGGCCGCCGGCAGCCCGGGCCGGTGCCCGCGCCCAGATCGCTAGCAGGCCGTTTGCTAGCGTCGATGGACGAGACGCGGTGCCGAGCGCAGCGAGCCCGAACCCACGCCGGCGAACGGTCGGCGATCATGACTGCCGCTGAGGAGGAACTGACGGAGTGGCCGGAAGCGACGAGGTACGGCTCTCATCTCCGGCCACCACTGAGCTCCCCCGCCTGGCCCGGCTGACCGCCAGCGGCCTGGCCTGTCGCCTCGGGTTCAGCTACGACGAGGTGGAGGACCTGCGGCTCGCCATCGACGAGCTGTGCTTCTCCCTCATCGGCACTCAGGGGCGCCCCGGCGTCGTCCACCTGCTGTTCTCCCTCGACGACGAGACGCTCGAGGTGGAGGGCACGCTCGAGAGCGGCGAGCGGGGTCCAGACCCTGTCCCCAGCGCCCTGTCGCGCAAGATCCTCGAGGCGCTGGTGGATGAGCACGAGGTCCGCCGGAACGGTCACGATCAACTGACGTTCTGGATGCGGAAGCGACGGCTCCCGATCGCCGGCTGATGGGCGTGGACAACGCGCAACGAGAGGAGCTGCGACAGAAGTTCGTCGCCCTTGCCGAGACCGGAGACCCGGCGATCCGGCGCGAGCTGGTGGAGGCCCACCTGGGCCTGGCGGAGTACCTCGCCCGGCGTTTCAGCCATCGCGGCGAGCCGGTCGACGACCTCGTCCAGGTCAGCTCGATGGCCCTGCTCAAGGCGGTCGACCGCTTCGACCCTGGACGCGGTGTCGAGTTCTCGACGTACGCGACCCACACCATCGCCGGGGAGCTCAAGCGCCACTTCCGGGACAAGGGCTGGGCCGTGCGGGCACCCCGCCGCATGCAGGAGCTCTACCTGACCCTGGGCGACAGCATCGGTCGGCTCTCCCAGGAGCTCGGCCGCTCACCGACGATCGCCGAGCTGGCCGCCGAGACCAGGGTGTCGGAGGAAGAGGTGCTCGAAGCCCTGGAGGCGGGGCAGGCTTACCGCCTGGCGTCTCTCGACGCCCCGGCGCCTGGAGAGGACGAGGGTGAGACGCTCGCCTCCCACCTGGGCGACGAGGACCCACGGATGTCGGCGGCGGAAGAACGGGCGACGCTCTCGCCACTCATCCAGGCCCTCCCTGCTCGTCAGCAGCTCATTCTCCACCTGCGCTTCTTCGAGGGGCTCACCCAGCTCGAGATCGCCGGGCGACTCGGCATCAGCCAGATGCACGTGTCACGGCTGCTTGCCCGCAGCCTGGCCGAGCTCAGGACGGCGGCGGAGCAGAGCTAGCGACGCCCCGCCGCACTGGCGGCCCGCCGGAGCCCGAGAACGTGTTGCAGCAGGCTGGCGCCTCCGGCTAGGCTCACGGCCAATCCGGGTGCTCTGCGCTAGGTTCTCGGCAAGGAGCATGTGAATTGAATCACAAGGCCCCCGGCATCCACCCCGAGGAGGCGTCGTGGCCCTCACATGGAACCGGTCGATCGAGTGGGATACCGACGACTGGCGAAGATTCGCCGCCTGCAGGGACACCGATCCCGACCTCTTCTTCCCCATCGGCACCACCGGGCCGGCCGTCGACCAGATCGCCGCGGCCAAGCGGGTGTGCACCGCGTGCGAGGCGCAGGCCGCCTGCCTGGAGTTCGCGCTGATCACCAACCAGGAGGCCGGTGTATGGGGCGGGACCTCGGAGGAGGAGCGCCGGAAGCTGCGCAAGGCGTGGTTGACCCAGCGACGCCGGGCCTCCTGAGGTCCATCTGAGGTCCACCTAGGCAGGGGACCGGGCTGGGGCACCTCGGCGGGCCACCGGGGCCAGGCCGCCTAGACGATCTCCCCAGCCGCCTCGTCCTCGGTGGCGACAACCGGGATCCGCAGCTCGACGACGGTGCCGCCGTCACGGCGCATCACGATGTTCCCGTTCAGCTGACTGCGCACCAGGTCCCGCACGATCGACAGTCCCAGGCTCGTGCTGTTGTCGATCGAGAAGCCGTCGGGCAGGCCCTGACCGTTGTCGCGCACCTGCACCAGCAGCTCCCGCCCGTCGTTGCCGAGCACGAGGTCGACCCGACCGGCCCCGTCGCCGTGGCGCCCTGCTGCGGCATCGGGGCGGTCGCCCGGCTCGCCGCCCTCGAAGGCGTGCTCGATGGCGTTCTGGAGGAGCTCGGCCAGCACGACGGCCAGAGGGGTGGCGAGATCTGCGCTGAGATCGCCCGCGTCCCCCTCCACGCACAACTTGATCGGCCGACCGGAGACCACGGCGTCTTCGGTCATGCGGACGAGGGATCGCACGATCTCGTCGAACGGCACCTGGTCTCCGGCTTCCCGGGAGAGGATCTCGTGCACGATGGCGATCGAGCGGATCCGGCGCTCGGACTCCCGGAGGGCGGTGCGACCCTCGCCTGGTGGCAGCCGCCGGCCTTGGAGGCGAAGCAGCGAGGAGATCGTCTGGAGGTTGTTCTTCACCCGGTGATGGATCTCGCGGATCGTGGCGTCCTTCGACACGAGCAGCCGGTCCCGGCGGCGAAGATCGGTGACGTCGCGGAGCAGGACCACCGCGCCGGTCAGCTCGCCCATGCTGAGCAGCGGGATGCAGCGCACCAGCACAATGACATCCGGCCGGCGCTCAACCTCCTCGATCACCGGGAGGCGGGTGGCAAAGGCGCGCTGCACGGCGGTCTCCTCGACCCCGAGCTCGCCGAAGCGCATGCCGTCGACGTTGGAGAACACGCCCATGCGGTGGAGGGCGTTGATGGCGTTCGGCGACCCGTAGGAAACCCGGCCTCCCTCGTCGAGCACGACCACTCCGTCGCCGACCCGAGGTGACTCCTCGGTGACCGCGGCCTCGTCGCTGGAGAAGGGGAACAGCCCGTCGGCGATCATCCTGGCAAAACGGTCGAACAGCTCGACGTACTCACGCTCGAGCAGACCCGGCCGTCGACCGACGGTGAGCGGCGACTCCCGGGTCATCACGGCGATGAGATCGCCTTCCCAGCGCACCGGGATGCACTGCATCCGGGCCCGCTCGCCTCGAGTGGTGACGAGCTCGCCTTCGACCATCTCCCCCAGCCGCCAGGCCCGCCCCAGCAGCGGCCGCTCGGCGTCATCGACCAGACGGCCGACCAGGTCCTCCTGGTGCAGGGTCTGGCCCGTGCTGGGCCTCATCTGCCCGAGCACGACGAAGCGGCTGCCCTCGTCAAGGGCGGCGGCGACCGGCACGAACAGCACCAGGTCGCCGAAGCACAGGTCGGCCAGCATCCCCCAGGAGCCCATCAACCGCTGGAGGTGCCCCAGGGGGCTGGTCTCCAGCCGGGTGTGGCGGCGGGCCACGTCGGCGGGCGTCGCCACCTCCATCGGCAGCTCCGTCGCTTCCCCTCCTTCCGCGGTCGCCCCCGGCCCGCCCGGGCCACCGACGGCCACGGCGGCACGGGCGGCGCCGCTCGTCGCGGGCGACCTCCCGCCACCGACTCCCCCGCCACCGTCTCCTCCGGCACCGTCTCCTCCGGCGCCGTTTCCCGTCGCCCCGTCGCCCTGTCGATGGGTCGGGACCGGGACTCCGGCCACGCCGCCCTGGCCCGTCGACCGCGTGGCCGCCGACGGCGTCACCGGGATGAGGCGGGGCTGGCGCTTGCGGAAGGCGCACAGCGAGTCGTAGCCCGCCGCCGTCAACAGCTGGCGGATCTCGTCCGAGCGATGTGCGACGTCGGGTAGGCCGTGGGCGTCCGAAGCCGTGGTGATCGGCACGCCGCGGGCTCGAAAGCGCGCCAACAGCGCCGGCGCCGGGTAGGCCTCACCGACGGGCTTGCGCCAGCCGGCCGACGACACCTCGGCCGCCATTCCCGACGAGGCCGCCGCCTCGGCCATCCGGTCGTAGAGCTCGTCCGGCGCGCTCGACCGGCGGCCGGCCACCTTGATCAGGTCGGGATGGGCGAGCACGTCGCACGCGCCCGACGCCGCCAGCTCCTCGAGCGCCTCGGTGTAGGCGACCCAGGTCTCGTCCACACCTCGGCGGCGCCACTCGGCCAGCGATGCCGCGTCCTCCAGATCGTCGAACCGCCACGCACCGAGCCAGTGGACCGAGCCCAGCAGCACGTCGAACGGATAGCCCTCCAGGAGATCGGCGACGTCGTCCATGCGCCCGGGGTAGTAGTCGACCTCGAGCCCCAGGGCGATGGGCAGGCCGGCTCCCTTCGCCTCGAGCACCGAGTGGACATAGGCGTCGAGGTCCGCCCGGGCGTGCTCGCCCCAGTACGCCGCCATGCTCCTCCGCAGAGCAGGATCGGGGTCGGCATCCCAGAACCGGCCCAACAGGGCGTCGGCTTGGACGAAGCGGAAGAGGTGCTCGGTGACGGCGATCTCGGTGATCCCTGCGGCCCCGGCACGCCGGCAGTACGCCGCCAGCTGCTCGACGGTGACATCGGTGTCGCGCTCGCCGTGGGGCCACAGGTGGAGGTGATAGTCGAGCACGGGGCCAATGGTACGGGGCGCCGGAGACCGGGTCGCCTGGTCAGTCGGCCCGGCGTATGAGGGTCATCCCGTCCCGCACGGTCATCTGGACGCAGACGACCCTCGGGTCGCTGGCGACGTGGTCGTTGAAGGCCCGGACCTCCTTGGTGAGGTCGTCCTGCTCGCTCGGATCGGCGACCGCACCACTCCACAGCGTGTTGTCGGCGACGATCACCCCACGTGGAGCCAGCTTGGGGAGGACGGCCTCGTAATAGTCGACATAGCCGGGCTTGTCGGCGTCGATGAAGACGAGATCGAAGGGTCCGTCGAGGCCGCGGATGGTCTCCAGCGCCCGACCCAGCCGCACCTCGATGCGGTCGGCGAACGGGCTGGCGCTGATGTGGAGGCGGGCCATCTCCGCGTGCCGGGGGTCGACCTCGCAGGTCACGATGTGGCCGTCGTCGGGAAGCCCAGCCGCCATCGAGAGGGCGGAGTAGCCGGTGAAGGTGCCGATCTCGAGGACCCGGCGGGCGGCGGAGATGAAGACCAGCATCTCCAGGACCCGGCCCTCGACTGGACCGACCATCATGCCCGGGGCGGACAGCTTGCTTCGGGTCTCCTCCGCCAGCGCTTCGAGGTACGGAGGGGGTGGAGTCGTGTGGTTCTCGGCGTAGCGCTCGATCTCGGCCGCCACGATGTCGGGCACGGTCGGCTCCTTCCTGTGCCCCTGTCGGGGCGCTGGGCTCAGCTCTTTTGGGCCGGCCTCCCGGGCCGGCGTCTCAGCTCCAGATCTGCTCGCCGAGACGCGCCAGGCCGGCCAGGTCGTAGATATCGGTGTCGAAGTACGGCACGCTGGCGACGACCTCGGGGGTGACGGCCAGCTCCGCCTGTTGCTCGGCCTCCCGGCACGCCACCACCTGGAAGTTGAGGAAGCTCTCGGCGACCTCGTCGAGGACGCGGTGGATCTGGGCCGGCTCGGCCAGCCCGGGAGCCAGCGCCTGGGAAAGCTCGTCGCCCCGATCCCGCAGCCGATCAGCGACTTCCGCCGAGCGGTCGCTGCGCATGTAGTCGGGCAGGACCTTGTTCAGGATCACCGCACCCAGGTGGAACCCCTTCTTGGACATGACGTCGATGAACTGCTCGGCCTCCCGAAGGGGCGCGGCCTCGAGGGTGCTCACGACCATGAATGTGGTGCGCCGCTCGTGGAGTAGGCGCTCGACGGCATGGGCCCGCTTGACGAACCCGTCGTACATGGTCTGGAAGAGCATGAAGAACTCGGCGATGTCCTGGAGGAACTGCGTGCCGAGGATGCGGTCGGCCACCTGGTAGAAGGGTCGGGAGGCGAAGTTCACGACCCGGGAGCGGTAGGGGACGATCAGCCAACGCAGCAAGCGGCTGGAGAAGAACTCCGCCATGTGCTCGGGGGCTTCGAGGAAGTCGATGGCGTTGCGCGACGGCGGCGTGTCCACGACGATCAGGTCGTAGGTCCCTTCGTTGTGGATCTCGTACAGGCGCTCCATGGCGATGTACTCGTGGCTCTGCACGAAGCGGCCCGACACGTTCTGATAGAGCGGGTTGGCCAGGATCTCGCCGGCGGTACGCGCATCGGGAGCGTGGCGACGAACGAGGGTGTCCCAGGACTGCTTCGTGTCGAGCATGGCCGCCCACAGCTCACCGCGAGGCGTGATCCCGGCATCGGTGAACGCCGCTTTCGGCACCCGCGTCTCCTCGTTGCCGATCCCCTTGACGCCGAGGGCGTCGGCGAGCCGCTTGGCGGGATCGACGGTGAGGACCAGCACCTTGCCCCCCTGCCGCACGGCCGCCATTGTCGCCGCCGCGGCGGCCAGGGTGGTCTTACCGACCCCACCGGACCCACACGAGACGACAATCTCCTTGGCCGCCAGGAGCTGGTCCAGCGAGCCGGCGCGGGCCGGCGCCGTTGTGGTCCGCATCAGTAGCCCAGCTCGGCCGATAGCGCGGCGGCCACCTGGCCGGTGGCCCGGAGGCCGTGGGACCGGGCGAACAGGTACGGGACGTAGAGCATGGGCACGGCCGGGTCGACCGCGGCCCGGAGGCGCTCGAGGTGAGTGGCTCCAGTACGGCGCATGGTGACGGCCAGGCCGGCGCCGTCGAGCACCGGCTGCACGTCGCCGTCCACCCCCTTGGCCAGCGCGGACGCTCGGTCGGGCTCGGCCAGCGCCTCGAACACGGCTTCCTCGCCCCGTCCGAACAGCTCCGGCAGCACCCGGTTGACCACGATGGCTGCGAGAGAGACGCTCGTCTCCTCTCTGACCCGGCCGGCCAGCTCGATGGTCTCGTTGACCGGCATCTCCTCCGGCGTGGCGACGATGCACAGCCCGGTCAGGAAGGGATCCGACAGGATGTCCAGTATCCAGCCCGTCTGCTGGCGCACCGGGCCGATG is a genomic window containing:
- a CDS encoding DUF459 domain-containing protein, translating into MPKIRPQLPAPRGRGAHSASVRRPRDGERAEGAAGHAIPGNGGGHTGNGDSDTAGAAAVGIATRADPRVRTAGPDTAAPDTAAPDTTAPDDAAPDDATGGTALAGPARITRPSPAGRRLQPAGRVLVIGFICLGLWLLLDAHSLQRSAASSPLGARRTAALTVLRPIVWVGNGTGLAYLGDLVKDALGRPTGGPVVKSTPPVPVASPRARHTSGPPSAAPQPPGTPGPAPPALPPLPRPTAASPLRVLAIGDSIGEDFGQSLVAKLGATGVVQATLDGKIDTGLARPDYFDWPGELRTDISRFQPDVVVAMMGANDNQSFLVGGRALAFGSPEWVTAYTQRVATMMSEATAQGQRMLWVGMPIMPSAGVSQQMQLLDSIVEGQAAVHPGVAYLDSWHVFIDGSGKYAAYLPDSSGGQQPVREPDGVHLARAGSDRLADWAISAIQSQFGVRLGS
- a CDS encoding MBOAT family protein is translated as MLFPTIDFAVFFAIVFLVGWLLTPFPRRWKPFMILASYVFYGWWDWHFVFLLAASTAFAQLGALTIHRTGSPMRRKAALWATVAAELGLLGWFKYYGFFAVNVANVLHGMGLGASLPLLQVTLPVGISFFTFMALSYVIDVYRRSLEPANWLDFATYLSFFPHLVAGPIVRGSELLPQIRTRRDPRKVDFSRAAYLIFGGLFKKVVLSSFLATAIVDPVFNSPGQHSSLEIIVAIYGYAVQIYADFSGYTDIAIGVALLLGFKFPDNFDSPYSARTLQDFWRRWHMTLSRWLRDYLYIPLGGNRGSRLATYRNVMITMVLGGLWHGAAWTFVMWGTIHGVGQVTGHWRRSRREARGLDPLPDTRWDRIAQRVITFNVVCLAWVFFRSDSFSTALTLLRRLFTAWGPAPEVTPLVVLAIAVGIGAQYVPHDVVDRARVAFSRLRPAGQGVILAITLFGITTLGPQGVAPFIYFRF
- a CDS encoding electron transfer flavoprotein subunit alpha/FixB family protein, producing MATDKVWVVAESSGGAPSSLTQELLSKARSMGSVVEAVAWGGDVASTAGELGNHGATKVYDLGDLGDALPGGRVAAAIAAQIEAGNTPDVILIGTTYDGRDIAGRLSAKIDRPVLTNLVDLTVEDGVPVAHHAIFGGVQMAKSRFTGDGPGIFVVRAKSFAAEPAGGSAAEVVPVEVPDTGPADAARVLERHVEERTGPQLDEAEIVVSGGRGLGQADNYEMIEELAKLLKAAPGASRAIVDAGWVPYAYQVGQTGKTVKPTVYLAAGISGATQHMVGMKGAKNIIAINKDQEAPIFSIADLGVVGDVHKVLPKLIEALKARG
- a CDS encoding electron transfer flavoprotein subunit beta/FixA family protein, producing MNVAVCVKQIPDPAAPGSLHPDTKNLVREGKLILDDSDAYGVEMALQLADTAGGGEVTLVSMAPHEETSGLRTALAMGAAKAILVSDDALAGSDALGTAKVLAAAIKRAEPDLVVAATESTDGYTGTTPAQLAELLGLPSVTFAKKIDVSEGKVRVERQTEAGFDEVECPLPAVVTVTAGVVEPRYPSFKGIMAAKGKPVEQLKVADLGLTPDQVGAAGAREEVTDVAAAEERKAGEIVVDEGDAYERIIAFLEQLKVL
- a CDS encoding SigB/SigF/SigG family RNA polymerase sigma factor encodes the protein MGVDNAQREELRQKFVALAETGDPAIRRELVEAHLGLAEYLARRFSHRGEPVDDLVQVSSMALLKAVDRFDPGRGVEFSTYATHTIAGELKRHFRDKGWAVRAPRRMQELYLTLGDSIGRLSQELGRSPTIAELAAETRVSEEEVLEALEAGQAYRLASLDAPAPGEDEGETLASHLGDEDPRMSAAEERATLSPLIQALPARQQLILHLRFFEGLTQLEIAGRLGISQMHVSRLLARSLAELRTAAEQS
- a CDS encoding WhiB family transcriptional regulator, with product MALTWNRSIEWDTDDWRRFAACRDTDPDLFFPIGTTGPAVDQIAAAKRVCTACEAQAACLEFALITNQEAGVWGGTSEEERRKLRKAWLTQRRRAS
- a CDS encoding histidine kinase N-terminal domain-containing protein, producing MLDYHLHLWPHGERDTDVTVEQLAAYCRRAGAAGITEIAVTEHLFRFVQADALLGRFWDADPDPALRRSMAAYWGEHARADLDAYVHSVLEAKGAGLPIALGLEVDYYPGRMDDVADLLEGYPFDVLLGSVHWLGAWRFDDLEDAASLAEWRRRGVDETWVAYTEALEELAASGACDVLAHPDLIKVAGRRSSAPDELYDRMAEAAASSGMAAEVSSAGWRKPVGEAYPAPALLARFRARGVPITTASDAHGLPDVAHRSDEIRQLLTAAGYDSLCAFRKRQPRLIPVTPSAATRSTGQGGVAGVPVPTHRQGDGATGNGAGGDGAGGDGGGGVGGGRSPATSGAARAAVAVGGPGGPGATAEGGEATELPMEVATPADVARRHTRLETSPLGHLQRLMGSWGMLADLCFGDLVLFVPVAAALDEGSRFVVLGQMRPSTGQTLHQEDLVGRLVDDAERPLLGRAWRLGEMVEGELVTTRGERARMQCIPVRWEGDLIAVMTRESPLTVGRRPGLLEREYVELFDRFARMIADGLFPFSSDEAAVTEESPRVGDGVVVLDEGGRVSYGSPNAINALHRMGVFSNVDGMRFGELGVEETAVQRAFATRLPVIEEVERRPDVIVLVRCIPLLSMGELTGAVVLLRDVTDLRRRDRLLVSKDATIREIHHRVKNNLQTISSLLRLQGRRLPPGEGRTALRESERRIRSIAIVHEILSREAGDQVPFDEIVRSLVRMTEDAVVSGRPIKLCVEGDAGDLSADLATPLAVVLAELLQNAIEHAFEGGEPGDRPDAAAGRHGDGAGRVDLVLGNDGRELLVQVRDNGQGLPDGFSIDNSTSLGLSIVRDLVRSQLNGNIVMRRDGGTVVELRIPVVATEDEAAGEIV
- a CDS encoding O-methyltransferase translates to MPDIVAAEIERYAENHTTPPPPYLEALAEETRSKLSAPGMMVGPVEGRVLEMLVFISAARRVLEIGTFTGYSALSMAAGLPDDGHIVTCEVDPRHAEMARLHISASPFADRIEVRLGRALETIRGLDGPFDLVFIDADKPGYVDYYEAVLPKLAPRGVIVADNTLWSGAVADPSEQDDLTKEVRAFNDHVASDPRVVCVQMTVRDGMTLIRRAD
- a CDS encoding ArsA-related P-loop ATPase; translation: MRTTTAPARAGSLDQLLAAKEIVVSCGSGGVGKTTLAAAAATMAAVRQGGKVLVLTVDPAKRLADALGVKGIGNEETRVPKAAFTDAGITPRGELWAAMLDTKQSWDTLVRRHAPDARTAGEILANPLYQNVSGRFVQSHEYIAMERLYEIHNEGTYDLIVVDTPPSRNAIDFLEAPEHMAEFFSSRLLRWLIVPYRSRVVNFASRPFYQVADRILGTQFLQDIAEFFMLFQTMYDGFVKRAHAVERLLHERRTTFMVVSTLEAAPLREAEQFIDVMSKKGFHLGAVILNKVLPDYMRSDRSAEVADRLRDRGDELSQALAPGLAEPAQIHRVLDEVAESFLNFQVVACREAEQQAELAVTPEVVASVPYFDTDIYDLAGLARLGEQIWS